Proteins from a single region of Streptomyces spectabilis:
- a CDS encoding chitinase, whose product MDRARVRTRRKKSGVLAGLIAAFGLAVAGLATGGAGSADARDAGARAQTRAVPKHAVTGYWQNFNNGATVQRLGQVQDQYDIIAVAFADATGQPGQVTFNLDSAGLGGYTVAQFKADIKAKQAAGKSVIVSVGGERGSVSVNSSAAANNFADSVYALMREYGFDGVDIDLENGLNATYMTQALKSLSQKAGPGLVLTMAPQTIDMQSTSNAYFRTALNVKDILTVVNMQYYNSGAMLGCDGKVYSQGSVDFLTALACIQLEGGLAPSQVGIGTPASPRGAGSGYVSPTVVNNALDCLARGTNCGSFKPSKTYPGIRGAMTWSTNWDALNGNAWSNAVGPHVHGLP is encoded by the coding sequence GTGGACCGCGCACGCGTACGTACACGTAGGAAGAAGAGCGGCGTTCTCGCCGGGCTGATCGCCGCGTTCGGCCTTGCGGTGGCCGGGCTCGCCACCGGTGGTGCCGGGAGCGCCGACGCCCGGGACGCCGGGGCGCGGGCGCAGACCCGGGCCGTGCCCAAGCACGCCGTCACCGGGTACTGGCAGAACTTCAACAACGGCGCCACCGTGCAGCGGCTCGGCCAGGTGCAGGATCAGTACGACATCATCGCCGTGGCCTTCGCCGATGCCACCGGGCAGCCGGGGCAGGTGACCTTCAACCTGGACTCGGCGGGGCTCGGCGGGTACACCGTGGCGCAGTTCAAGGCCGACATCAAGGCCAAGCAGGCGGCCGGGAAGTCCGTGATCGTGTCGGTCGGGGGCGAGCGCGGCAGCGTGTCCGTGAACAGCTCGGCCGCCGCGAACAACTTCGCCGATTCCGTGTACGCGCTCATGCGGGAGTACGGCTTCGACGGCGTCGACATCGACCTGGAGAACGGGCTCAACGCGACGTACATGACGCAGGCCCTCAAGTCCCTCTCCCAGAAGGCCGGGCCGGGCCTCGTGCTCACCATGGCGCCGCAGACCATCGACATGCAGTCGACGTCCAACGCGTACTTCAGGACGGCCCTGAACGTGAAGGACATCCTCACCGTCGTCAACATGCAGTACTACAACAGCGGGGCGATGCTGGGCTGCGACGGGAAGGTGTACAGCCAGGGGTCCGTGGACTTCCTCACCGCGCTCGCCTGCATCCAGCTGGAGGGCGGGCTCGCGCCATCGCAGGTCGGCATCGGGACGCCCGCGTCGCCGCGCGGGGCCGGGTCGGGGTACGTCTCGCCGACCGTCGTGAACAACGCCCTCGACTGTCTGGCGCGCGGCACCAACTGCGGGTCGTTCAAGCCGTCGAAGACCTATCCGGGCATCCGCGGGGCCATGACCTGGTCGACCAACTGGGACGCCCTGAACGGGAACGCGTGGTCCAACGCCGTGGGCCCGCACGTCCACGGGCTGCCGTAA
- a CDS encoding Nramp family divalent metal transporter has protein sequence MAETKGGPSTAGDVMPVPRKSSWKYIGPGIVVAATGVGAGDLVATLIAGSNFGYTLLWAAVIGCVVKISLAEAAGRWHLSTGRTLFEGWASLGRWTTWFFVVYVVVWGFAYGAAAMSSSGLPLQALFPGVMDLKWWGVLTGVVGLVFVWFNKYDVFEKVMTVLVGVMFVVTVYLAIRVTPNLGDAVAGLLPVLPDEKDSVLNTLGLIGGVGGTITLAAYGYWVNAKGWTNTGWMKVMRLDNRVAYITTGVFVVAMLFVGAEMLHSANVAIASGDKGLVQLSDILEKEYGTATSKLFLIGFFATSFTSLIGVWHGVSLMFADFVEHYRKSRTGAAGTVSTGAEVASGARERSLPFRAYLLWLTFPPIILLFQGQPFRLIIIYGVLGAAFMPFLALTLIWLLNSSRTPAEWRNGWLSNGMLAIAGLLFLVLCVKQVTDQDWSSFF, from the coding sequence ATGGCCGAAACCAAGGGTGGACCCAGCACCGCCGGGGACGTCATGCCCGTCCCCCGCAAGTCCAGTTGGAAGTACATCGGTCCCGGCATCGTCGTCGCCGCCACGGGCGTCGGCGCGGGTGACCTGGTGGCCACGCTGATCGCGGGCAGTAACTTCGGCTACACGCTCCTGTGGGCCGCCGTCATCGGCTGCGTCGTGAAGATCTCCCTCGCCGAGGCGGCGGGCCGCTGGCACCTGTCGACCGGCCGCACGCTCTTCGAGGGCTGGGCGAGCCTGGGCCGCTGGACGACGTGGTTCTTCGTCGTCTACGTCGTGGTGTGGGGCTTCGCGTACGGCGCGGCCGCCATGTCCTCGTCGGGCCTGCCGCTCCAGGCCCTGTTCCCCGGCGTGATGGACCTGAAGTGGTGGGGCGTGCTCACCGGTGTGGTGGGCCTGGTCTTCGTCTGGTTCAACAAGTACGACGTGTTCGAGAAGGTCATGACGGTCCTGGTCGGCGTCATGTTCGTCGTCACCGTGTACCTCGCGATCCGCGTGACCCCGAACCTCGGCGACGCCGTCGCGGGCCTGCTCCCCGTCCTGCCCGACGAGAAGGACTCGGTCCTCAACACCCTCGGTCTCATCGGCGGCGTCGGCGGCACCATCACCCTGGCCGCGTACGGCTACTGGGTGAACGCCAAGGGCTGGACGAACACGGGCTGGATGAAGGTGATGCGCCTCGACAACCGCGTCGCGTACATCACGACCGGCGTCTTCGTCGTGGCGATGCTCTTCGTCGGTGCCGAGATGCTGCACTCCGCGAACGTCGCGATCGCGAGCGGCGACAAGGGCCTGGTCCAGCTGAGCGACATCCTGGAGAAGGAGTACGGCACCGCCACGTCGAAGCTGTTCCTCATCGGCTTCTTCGCCACGTCCTTCACCTCCCTCATCGGCGTCTGGCACGGCGTGAGCCTGATGTTCGCCGACTTCGTGGAGCACTACCGCAAGTCACGTACGGGCGCGGCCGGCACCGTCTCGACCGGCGCCGAGGTGGCCTCCGGCGCCCGCGAGCGCTCGCTCCCCTTCCGCGCGTACCTGCTCTGGCTGACCTTCCCGCCGATCATCCTGCTCTTCCAGGGGCAGCCGTTCCGCCTGATCATCATCTACGGAGTCCTGGGCGCGGCCTTCATGCCGTTCCTCGCCCTGACCCTGATCTGGCTCCTCAACTCGTCCCGGACGCCCGCGGAGTGGCGCAACGGCTGGCTCAGCAACGGCATGCTGGCGATCGCGGGCCTGCTGTTCCTGGTGCTGTGCGTCAAGCAGGTCACGGACCAGGACTGGAGCAGCTTCTTCTGA
- a CDS encoding LamG domain-containing protein, whose amino-acid sequence MSATALLLSLLPAVAFAVPAAEAHASAPTGPLTEQSASQRAAATGEPVEVTSERTEYTTTMANPDGTFVMTQATEPQRARDKSGAWQDIDVTLEKRPDGTVGPKSAVVDLAFSGGGSGTGLLTLGTAGQRLKLGWPTGLPEPTLDGATATYADVPVKGVDLQLTATAEGYREVLVVKSAEAAASPELEKVRLTARGEGLSVTPGEGGGLRAVDEDGNAVFRGPSGQMWDSAGDTATAPTSAPRKGLRAIAPEDRPAKKGAAEDPAQPGQGDATADLPVTVGDGAVSVTPDLDLLRGKKTVYPVFIDPSVGLGRSEWTKLSSDGDKFWKFSEPKGVGRCGIADGYYCDLGGYTDRMYFEFGASKLAGKHVLDATFRAYETWSFNCQPHWVDLERTDNISEGSRWPGPKQLDQMGDRYVSAGRGNLCSPEQPNSWIEFNDNPDEKDENLASTVRSLANGKISRLTLMLRAKDEGEPRAWKRFDNNAELKVWYMHKPGVPTSVGAIPGTGNGKAQCRPAKDPVTVTVDTPKIQATVQTKVEQHQGEEEGSLQAEFVMERSSTDTTSGSWDGVWKDYKPDSGWDPDGTRETITTTKRADGGLYRFKARTQSHWVYGGKKGDLFSPYSKWCYLRIDSTAPKEPTIQSFAPYSECTADDCAARGGPGKGGLFFFRPNKADKDVKEYRWRLLTSDADATRTVKSMGDGSAMVPSLKPGLAGTQTLSVEASDLKKDKEGRVRWGPPAEFVFKVGAADGTTGRWRFDDAGPGSSKATANDTGQVGSRHDVVMRDEAGTDWSTLGRRGAGDYSLRLNDNQSDPDKQVGYASTDGVPVNSQSSFTVSAWAYLTDDKANRTVLSAPGEHGSAFTLYYSSTFKKWVFNRTDQDKDGPVYIRSAADAENPPLKVWTHLVGVFDTQDNADPKDDTIQLFVNGRPQGKPVVLADEAPKYTPWTADRNMMVGRVKVGGSYGDYFLGRIDEVATWQRPLEPDEIREENRLERSGLPTNELVGHWDATISSGGQVVESPEDPGDPSSAAFPYRRGPLDLSGSGARLTGDDATSLVLDGKSGYASVGGPVVDETGSFTVSARVRLTKAEFAGKDIGYRALVAGQATPAGKESSWALWVEKVSSSAYQWKFGRTAVNADGKVVATAVAPAEDTIGDKEWDTWVDVTGVFDAGLDFTDDEGDQRFGVARLYVGQFAQQGEDDAGLARAQQGDGALTVGRGSAQGKTGHYLPGDLAKLRVWAGAMNREQVTDQIAEPST is encoded by the coding sequence GTGTCGGCAACGGCCCTCCTTCTTTCGCTGCTTCCAGCAGTCGCGTTCGCCGTTCCCGCTGCCGAGGCGCACGCCTCGGCGCCGACCGGGCCGCTGACGGAACAGAGCGCGTCGCAGCGCGCGGCGGCGACGGGCGAGCCGGTCGAGGTGACGTCGGAGCGCACCGAGTACACGACGACGATGGCGAATCCCGACGGCACGTTCGTCATGACCCAGGCGACGGAGCCGCAGCGGGCCCGTGACAAGAGCGGCGCGTGGCAGGACATCGACGTCACCCTGGAGAAGCGGCCCGACGGCACCGTCGGGCCGAAGTCCGCCGTGGTGGACCTCGCCTTCTCCGGTGGCGGCAGCGGAACCGGGCTGCTGACCCTGGGGACGGCGGGCCAGCGCCTCAAGCTCGGCTGGCCGACGGGCCTGCCCGAGCCGACCCTCGACGGTGCGACCGCCACATACGCGGACGTGCCGGTCAAGGGCGTGGACCTCCAGCTGACGGCGACGGCCGAGGGCTACCGCGAGGTCCTCGTCGTCAAGTCGGCCGAAGCCGCCGCGAGTCCCGAGCTGGAGAAGGTCAGGCTCACCGCGCGCGGCGAGGGCCTGAGCGTGACCCCCGGCGAGGGCGGCGGGCTGCGCGCGGTCGACGAGGACGGCAACGCCGTGTTCCGCGGGCCGTCCGGGCAGATGTGGGACTCCGCGGGCGACACCGCGACCGCGCCCACGTCCGCGCCCCGCAAGGGCCTGCGCGCGATCGCCCCGGAGGACCGCCCCGCGAAGAAGGGCGCCGCCGAGGACCCGGCGCAGCCCGGCCAGGGCGACGCGACCGCAGACCTCCCCGTCACCGTCGGGGACGGCGCGGTGTCGGTGACCCCCGACCTGGACCTGCTGCGCGGCAAGAAGACCGTGTATCCGGTCTTCATCGACCCCTCGGTGGGCCTGGGCCGCTCCGAGTGGACGAAGCTGTCGTCGGACGGCGACAAGTTCTGGAAGTTCAGCGAACCCAAGGGCGTCGGCCGCTGCGGCATCGCGGACGGCTACTACTGCGACCTGGGCGGCTACACGGACCGGATGTACTTCGAGTTCGGCGCCTCGAAGCTCGCGGGCAAGCACGTCCTCGACGCCACGTTCCGCGCGTACGAGACGTGGTCGTTCAACTGCCAGCCGCACTGGGTCGACCTGGAGCGCACGGACAACATCTCCGAGGGCTCGCGCTGGCCCGGCCCGAAGCAGCTCGACCAGATGGGCGACCGGTACGTCTCGGCGGGGCGCGGCAACCTGTGCAGCCCTGAACAGCCCAACTCCTGGATCGAGTTCAACGACAACCCCGACGAGAAGGACGAGAACCTCGCCTCCACGGTGCGCTCCCTCGCCAACGGCAAGATCTCGCGCCTCACGCTGATGCTGCGGGCCAAGGACGAGGGCGAGCCGCGGGCGTGGAAGCGGTTCGACAACAACGCCGAGCTCAAAGTCTGGTACATGCACAAGCCTGGGGTGCCGACGTCAGTGGGCGCCATCCCCGGGACGGGCAACGGCAAGGCGCAGTGCCGCCCGGCGAAGGACCCCGTGACCGTCACGGTGGATACGCCGAAGATCCAGGCCACCGTCCAGACCAAGGTCGAACAGCACCAAGGGGAGGAAGAGGGCTCCCTCCAGGCCGAGTTCGTGATGGAGCGCTCCAGCACGGACACGACGTCGGGGTCGTGGGACGGGGTCTGGAAGGACTACAAGCCGGACTCGGGCTGGGACCCGGACGGTACGCGGGAGACGATCACCACCACCAAGCGGGCGGACGGCGGCCTGTACCGCTTCAAGGCGCGCACCCAGTCGCACTGGGTCTACGGCGGCAAGAAGGGCGACCTCTTCTCGCCGTACTCGAAGTGGTGCTATCTGCGCATCGACTCGACGGCGCCGAAGGAGCCGACGATCCAGTCCTTCGCTCCGTACTCCGAGTGCACTGCAGACGACTGCGCGGCCCGTGGCGGGCCGGGGAAGGGCGGGCTCTTCTTCTTCCGCCCGAACAAGGCCGACAAGGACGTGAAGGAGTACCGGTGGCGCCTCCTGACGTCGGACGCCGACGCGACCAGGACGGTGAAGTCGATGGGCGACGGGTCGGCCATGGTCCCGTCCCTCAAGCCCGGTCTTGCGGGTACCCAGACCCTCTCCGTGGAGGCCAGTGACCTGAAGAAGGACAAGGAGGGCCGCGTCCGCTGGGGCCCGCCCGCCGAGTTCGTCTTCAAGGTCGGCGCAGCCGACGGCACGACCGGACGGTGGCGCTTCGACGACGCGGGGCCGGGTTCCAGCAAGGCCACCGCGAACGACACCGGCCAAGTCGGCAGCCGCCACGACGTCGTGATGCGCGACGAGGCCGGCACCGACTGGTCGACGCTGGGCCGGCGCGGCGCCGGGGACTACTCACTGCGCCTGAACGACAACCAGAGCGACCCCGACAAGCAGGTCGGCTACGCCTCCACGGACGGTGTCCCGGTCAACTCCCAGAGCTCCTTCACGGTGTCCGCCTGGGCGTACCTGACCGACGACAAGGCCAACCGCACGGTGCTCTCGGCCCCTGGTGAGCACGGATCGGCCTTCACCCTGTACTACTCGTCCACCTTCAAGAAGTGGGTGTTCAACCGCACCGACCAGGACAAGGACGGTCCCGTCTACATCCGGTCCGCGGCAGACGCGGAGAACCCTCCGCTGAAGGTCTGGACCCACCTCGTCGGCGTCTTCGACACACAGGACAACGCGGACCCCAAGGACGACACGATCCAGCTCTTCGTCAACGGCAGGCCGCAGGGCAAGCCGGTGGTGCTCGCGGACGAGGCGCCCAAGTACACCCCGTGGACCGCCGACCGGAACATGATGGTCGGGCGCGTCAAGGTGGGCGGCTCCTACGGTGACTACTTCCTGGGCCGGATCGACGAGGTCGCCACCTGGCAGCGGCCGCTGGAGCCGGACGAGATCCGGGAGGAGAACCGTCTGGAGCGCAGCGGTCTGCCCACCAACGAACTCGTCGGTCACTGGGACGCCACCATCTCCTCCGGGGGCCAGGTCGTCGAGAGCCCGGAGGACCCGGGCGATCCGTCCAGCGCAGCCTTCCCCTACCGCCGGGGGCCACTGGACCTGTCCGGTTCCGGCGCCCGCCTGACCGGTGACGACGCCACCTCCCTCGTCCTGGACGGCAAGAGCGGCTACGCCTCGGTCGGGGGCCCCGTCGTCGACGAGACCGGGTCGTTCACCGTCTCGGCGCGCGTACGGCTGACCAAGGCCGAGTTCGCGGGCAAGGACATCGGCTACCGGGCGCTCGTGGCCGGGCAGGCCACGCCGGCGGGCAAGGAGTCGTCGTGGGCGCTGTGGGTGGAGAAGGTCTCCTCCAGCGCCTACCAGTGGAAGTTCGGACGGACCGCGGTGAACGCCGACGGCAAGGTCGTCGCGACGGCGGTGGCACCGGCCGAGGACACGATCGGCGACAAGGAGTGGGACACCTGGGTCGACGTGACCGGGGTCTTCGACGCCGGTCTCGACTTCACCGACGACGAGGGCGACCAGCGTTTCGGCGTGGCCCGGCTCTACGTCGGCCAGTTCGCCCAGCAGGGCGAGGACGACGCCGGGCTCGCCAGGGCCCAGCAGGGTGACGGCGCGCTGACGGTGGGACGTGGATCCGCTCAGGGCAAGACCGGCCACTACCTGCCGGGGGATCTCGCGAAGCTGCGCGTGTGGGCCGGCGCGATGAACCGGGAGCAGGTCACCGACCAGATCGCGGAGCCCTCGACGTAG
- a CDS encoding M14 family metallopeptidase, with product MRLRIRGKRSAALAAVLALAVAAPLSANASDSSTPSARKAAAAAAAEDEIRQYSVPGPATRAARTALAATGVSIDEAGDHGVVVSANAAQAGKLRALGYTLKTLAGPPKRTGDGPVRVRDFPPADSRYHNYAEMTAEIDQRLQQYPNIMSKRVIGKSYQGRDIVAIKISDNVGTDENEPEVLFTHHQHAREHLTVEMALYLLREFGAGYGSDARVTKMLNEREIWIVPDLNPDGGEYDIATGSYRSWRLNRQPNPGGATGTDMNRNWNFKWGCCGGSSGTPGSETYRGRAPESAPEVKVVADFVRSRVVGGKQQIKTGIDFHTYSELVLWPYGYTYNDTAPGLTQDDHDAFATVGRKMAASNGYTPEQSSDLYITDGTIDDYLWGSQKIFGYTFEMYPRSGGGGFYPPDEVIERETSRNRDAVLQLLENSDCMYRSIGKEQQYCTGQ from the coding sequence ATGCGACTTCGCATACGCGGAAAGAGATCAGCCGCTCTGGCGGCCGTGCTCGCCCTCGCGGTCGCGGCGCCCCTCAGCGCCAACGCGTCCGACAGCTCGACCCCCTCGGCCAGGAAGGCGGCGGCCGCCGCCGCGGCCGAGGACGAGATCCGCCAGTACTCCGTGCCGGGGCCCGCCACGCGCGCGGCCCGCACGGCGCTCGCCGCGACCGGCGTGTCCATCGACGAGGCCGGCGACCACGGGGTCGTCGTCTCCGCGAACGCCGCCCAGGCCGGGAAGCTGCGTGCGCTCGGCTACACGCTCAAGACGCTGGCCGGCCCGCCGAAGCGCACGGGCGACGGGCCGGTGCGGGTCCGGGACTTCCCGCCCGCCGACTCCCGCTACCACAACTACGCGGAGATGACCGCGGAGATCGACCAGCGGCTCCAGCAGTACCCGAACATCATGAGCAAGCGCGTGATCGGCAAGTCGTACCAGGGCCGGGACATCGTCGCCATCAAGATCAGCGACAACGTGGGCACGGACGAGAACGAGCCCGAGGTGCTCTTCACCCACCACCAGCACGCCCGTGAGCACCTGACGGTGGAGATGGCCCTCTATCTGCTGCGCGAGTTCGGCGCGGGCTACGGCAGCGACGCGCGCGTCACCAAGATGCTCAACGAGCGCGAGATCTGGATCGTGCCGGACCTCAACCCGGACGGCGGCGAGTACGACATCGCCACCGGCTCCTACCGCAGCTGGCGCCTCAACCGGCAGCCCAACCCGGGCGGCGCCACCGGCACCGACATGAACCGCAACTGGAACTTCAAGTGGGGCTGCTGCGGCGGCTCCTCGGGCACGCCCGGCTCCGAGACCTACCGCGGCCGCGCCCCCGAGTCCGCGCCCGAGGTCAAGGTCGTCGCGGACTTCGTGCGCAGCCGGGTCGTCGGCGGCAAGCAGCAGATCAAGACGGGCATCGACTTCCACACGTACAGCGAGCTGGTGCTCTGGCCGTACGGCTACACGTACAACGACACGGCGCCGGGGCTGACCCAGGACGACCACGACGCCTTCGCCACCGTCGGGCGCAAGATGGCCGCGAGCAACGGCTACACGCCCGAGCAGTCCAGTGACCTGTACATCACCGACGGCACCATCGACGACTACCTGTGGGGCAGCCAGAAGATCTTCGGCTACACCTTCGAGATGTACCCCAGGTCGGGGGGCGGCGGCTTCTACCCGCCCGACGAGGTCATCGAGCGCGAGACCTCCCGCAACCGGGACGCGGTGCTGCAACTCCTGGAGAACTCCGACTGTATGTACCGCTCGATCGGCAAGGAGCAGCAGTACTGCACCGGTCAGTGA